The Candidozyma auris chromosome 1, complete sequence genome includes a region encoding these proteins:
- the SPT6 gene encoding chromatin-remodeling histone chaperone SPT6: MSLEQEQDALLKEESEIRIDASDNNSSEEGDDVMDDSSEEEDDDNDEEAMQKVREGFIVDDDEDDEISRKKRRKHKRKREKERSQDEPNDALDEDDLELLRENAGEAPSKPSQNKFKRLKRAAGEEDGVEDGLAEDSTAAKPRDRLTDFFSDDEEDDVGEAVGGEENVRGRDEGNILDEFEDFIEEDEYSDEEEAKAHKLQQQRERAKRKGPKLDTSKLSSVDRESLQQLFEVFGNGADYDWALEAQDLEDEGNNEQEPTALDEVFEHSELKDRMLTEEDNLIRIIDVPERFQKYRANLNYMDLEGVELQREKKWVADILFTEKRQTYDGPLKEPFYEAVGKVVEFISKDNWEVPFICAHRRDFLIHTEEIQEPDGSVRNTVHKLLFEDDLWRIVRLDIEYHTLYEKRVNTEKLINELSLDDDLVKDIQSADSMVAVQDLQDYINFTYSAEIKKLNDSKEQEQDGQEDEDRKSGKKHSRYAIFERIRENVLYDAVKGYGISAKEFGENVQDQSLKNYEVPYRIHATDDSYETPEDMIERLVEDDEILFKDPKNALSAVRKTFAEEIFHNPKIRSEVRQVYKNFASISVALTEKGRSSIDSHSPYALIKYAKGYSPADLVSRPDVFLKMLAAEANGLIVLKIETSDYDSWFQSILNCLTSDGTSEVSEKWNKEREITLSMAFKRLTSMVAMNTKEDLRRECERLVAAELRTRFLAKVDQAPFTPFGYDKGTKPNVLALSFGKGDFDSAVVGAFVRDNGRISEYFKSENNPTRDRESGERFMGQLKEFFDTRLYNHKPDVIVVSGYSANTKRLFDVIKNFVSKYEILCNVEDLQDPATPPLLPVIWGQDETARLYQNSERAVLELSDKPPLVKYCVGLAKYVQSPLLEYVSLKENIMSLTFYEHQKLLPEDAILEAFDTVFVDIVNMVGVEINEALRDPYYAQLLPYVAGLGPRKASGLLRNITAKLGTLTTRSDLIENELSTANIFFNCSSFLSIPYDEGVTVMDSSIELLDATRIHPEDYSLARKMAADALDLDEEDMAHIDEQGGIIYQLMQEGVNKVDDLNLTAFGKELESKFGKKKYATLQSIKEELVNNFEELRRSFHLLDLIEVFRMLTGESAETFNRGTICPVTINRVGKNFRDENARVKFLRVSTPSQISGTVEEGHILKNSDYQQGDVIQVVVLDVNYESFSATFSALPEDIKKASGPKFFKDPAKWDFQQEEADRQKEKAKENAKLAKTRNVQHPLFHNFNARQAEEYLAPQAVGDCVIRPSSRGPEYLTATWKVANNLFQHLSVKEITHNAGKEYVVEGKKYADLDQMVFQHVQAIAKHVNEMCRHPKFREGTLQEVHEWLESYTKANPKNSAYVFCYDHKAPGWFLLLFKVNVKTPVTTWHVKTECNGFVLKGFSYPNMMRLCNGFKQTFKSLVNDKSRGHSQPYGGYGY, from the coding sequence ATGTCTTTGGAGCAGGAGCAAGATGCTCTTCTAAAAGAGGAAAGCGAGATCCGCATTGACGCTTCAGACAACAATTCGTCAGAGGAAGGCGACGATGTCATGGACGACtcttcagaagaagaagatgacgatAACGATGAAGAAGCGATGCAGAAAGTCAGAGAGGGCTTTATTGTtgacgatgacgaagaCGACGAAATTCTGcgcaagaagagaagaaagcataaaagaaagagagagaaggagaggaGCCAGGATGAGCCTAACGATGCGCTAGATGAAGACGACTTAGAGCTTCTCAGAGAAAATGCCGGTGAGGCGCCACTGAAACCATCGCAGAACAAGTTTAAACGTCTCAAACGAGCCGCTGGTGAGGAAGATGGCGTGGAAGATGGATTGGCCGAGGACAGTACGGCTGCGAAACCAAGAGACAGGCTAACTGACTTTTTctctgatgatgaagaggacgaTGTTGGCGAAGCAGTGGGTGGCGAGGAAAACGTACGTGGCAGAGACGAGGGCAACATCTTGGACGAGTTTGAAGATTTCATTGAGGAGGATGAATACTcggacgaagaagaggccaaGGCACACAAgttgcagcagcagagagAACGGGCAAAGAGAAAGGGTCCGAAGTTGGACACACTGAAGCTCTCGAGCGTCGACAGGGAGAGTTTGCAGCAATTGTTTGAAGTCTTTGGCAATGGTGCAGACTACGACTGGGCGTTGGAAGCACAGGATCTTGAGGATGAAGGTAACAACGAGCAAGAGCCTACAGCATTGGATGAGGTGTTCGAGCATTCCGAATTGAAGGATCGAATGCTCACAGAGGAAGATAATTTGATTCGTATCATTGATGTGCCGGAGAGATTTCAGAAGTACAGGGCTAACCTCAACTACATGGACTTGGAGGGTGTGGAATTGCAGCGTGAAAAGAAGTGGGTTGCCGACATTTTGTTTACAGAAAAGCGCCAGACGTATGACGGGCCACTCAAGGAGCCCTTCTACGAGGCGGTGGGCAAAGTGGTGGAATTCATTTCTAAAGACAATTGGGAGGTTCCCTTCATCTGCGCTCACAGACGTGACTTCTTGATCCACACCGAAGAAATACAAGAACCGGACGGATCTGTTCGCAACACAGTGCATAAGTTGCTTTTTGAGGACGACTTGTGGCGTATAGTGCGTCTAGACATCGAGTACCACACTCTCTACGAGAAGAGAGTCAATACAGAAAAGTTGATCAATGAATTGAGCCTTGATGACGACCTAGTGAAGGACATCCAATCCGCTGACAGCATGGTAGCTGTTCAGGATTTACAGGACTacatcaacttcacctACTCTGCtgaaatcaagaagcttaaCGACAGCAAAGAACAGGAACAGGATGGCcaggaagatgaagatagGAAACTGGGCAAGAAACACTCAAGATATGCCATCTTTGAGCGTATCAGAGAAAACGTCTTGTACGACGCCGTCAAAGGATATGGTATCTCTGCAAAAGAGTTCGGAGAAAACGTCCAGGATCAATCTCTCAAAAATTACGAAGTCCCTTATAGAATTCACGCTACGGACGACTCGTATGAGACTCCAGAGGATATGATCGAGAGGCTTGTTGAGGACGACGAAATATTGTTCAAGGACCCTAAGAACGCCTTGAGTGCCGTGAGAAAAACTTTCGCCGAAGAGATCTTTCACAACCCTAAGATAAGATCTGAGGTCAGACAAGTCTATAAAAACTTTGCATCCATCTCAGTCGCATTAACCGAAAAAGGTCGTTCAAGTATTGACAGTCATAGCCCCTACGCCCTTATTAAATACGCTAAAGGCTACTCTCCTGCTGACTTGGTGAGCAGACCTGATGTCTTCCTCAAAATGCTTGCCGCCGAAGCGAATGGATTGATTGTTCTAAAGATCGAAACTTCCGATTACGACAGCTGGTTCCAGTCTATTCTCAATTGTTTGACCTCGGATGGAACATCTGAAGTTTCTGAAAAATGGAACAAGGAGAGAGAAATCACTTTGTCCATGGCTTTCAAGCGTTTGACTTCTATGGTGGCAATGAATACAAAGGAGGACTTACGTCGTGAATGCGAGCGTCTTGTCGCAGCTGAGCTCAGAACCAGATTCTTGGCCAAAGTGGATCAGGCGCCGTTCACTCCCTTCGGTTACGATAAGGGAACCAAACCTAACGTTTTGGCATTGTCTTTCGGCAAAGGTGACTTCGACAGCGCCGTTGTTGGAGCATTTGTTAGAGACAATGGAAGAATCAGTGAATACTTCAAATCTGAGAATAATCCAACAAGGGACAGAGAAAGCGGTGAACGTTTCATGGGTCAGCTCAAGGAATTCTTCGACACAAGACTTTATAACCACAAGCCAGATGTCATCGTTGTTTCTGGATACAGCGCTAATACTAAGAGGCTCTTTGATgtgatcaagaactttgTTTCAAAGTACGAAATTCTCTGCAATGTCGAAGATCTACAAGATCCAGCTACGCCACCTTTGCTTCCTGTAATATGGGGACAGGACGAGACGGCGAGATTATATCAAAATTCAGAAAGGGCCGTCCTTGAGCTCTCCGATAAGCCTCCTTTGGTCAAGTACTGTGTGGGTTTAGCAAAGTATGTTCAAAGTCCTTTATTGGAGTACGTTTCTCTTAAAGAAAACATAATGTCATTGACATTTTATGAGCatcaaaaacttctccCTGAGGATGCTATTCTAGAGGCATTTGACACAGTGTTTGTTGATATCGTCAATATGGTGGGTGTTGAGATCAACGAGGCACTCCGTGACCCGTATTATGCCCAGCTTCTACCCTATGTTGCTGGTCTAGGTCCCAGAAAAGCTTCCGGCTTATTGAGAAATATAACTGCTAAACTCGGCACTTTGACCACAAGAAGTGACTTGATTGAGAACGAACTCTCTACAGCGaacattttcttcaactgctCGTCATTTTTGAGCATTCCATATGATGAAGGAGTTACTGTCATGGACTCCTCCATTGAGTTGCTCGATGCCACTCGTATACATCCTGAGGACTACAGTTTGGCCAGGAAAATGGCTGCCGACGCGCTCGATTTGGACGAGGAGGACATGGCTCATATTGACGAGCAAGGTGGTATTATCTACCAGTTGATGCAAGAAGGTGTGAACAAGGTCGATGACCTAAACTTGACTGCTTTTGGTAAAGAGTTGGAATCTAAGTTcggcaaaaagaaatacgCCACCCTTCAAAGTatcaaggaagagcttGTTAACAACTTTGAggaattgagaagatcattccatctccttgatctcatcgAGGTGTTCAGAATGTTAACTGGTGAAAGCGCTGAAACCTTCAACAGAGGCACAATCTGTCCGGTCACTATTAACCGTGTGGGTAAGAATTTCCGTGACGAGAATGCAAGAGTTAAGTTCTTGCGAGTCTCGACGCCGTCTCAGATTAGTGGTACAGTTGAGGAAGGTCACATATTGAAGAATTCAGACTATCAACAAGGCGATGTCATTCAGGTTGTCGTTTTGGACGTCAACTACGAGTCTTTCTCAGCAACTTTCAGTGCGCTTCCTGAAGACATAAAGAAAGCGTCAGGACCgaaatttttcaaggatCCTGCAAAATGGGACTTTCAACAGGAAGAAGCAGACAgacagaaagaaaaggCAAAAGAGAATGCTAAGCTTGCCAAAACCAGAAATGTTCAGCACCCATTATTTCACAACTTCAATGCAAGACAAGCAGAAGAGTACTTGGCACCACAGGCTGTCGGTGATTGCGTGATTCGTCCATCATCCAGAGGCCCAGAGTACTTGACTGCAACTTGGAAAGTCGCAAACAATTTATTCCAGCACCTCAGTGTCAAGGAAATCACTCACAATGCTGGAAAAGAGTATGTGGTTGAGGGCAAAAAATACGCTGACTTGGATCAAATGGTGTTCCAGCATGTTCAGGCCATTGCCAAGCATGTGAATGAAATGTGCCGTCATCCAAAGTTCCGTGAGGGTACCCTTCAAGAGGTCCATGAGTGGTTGGAATCGTACACCAAGGCCAATCCTAAGAACAGTGCCTACGTTTTCTGTTACGACCATAAGGCACCAGGGTGGTTCTTGCTTCTATTCAAGGTCAATGTGAAGACGCCAGTGACAACGTGGCACGTGAAGACAGAATGCAACGGGTTTGTGTTGAAGGGGTTCTCGTACCCCAACATGATGAGATTATGTAACGGTTTCAAGCAAACATTTAAGAGtcttgtcaatgacaagTCTAGGGGTCACAGTCAGCCTTACGGAGGTTACGGCTACTAA